Below is a genomic region from Streptomyces ferrugineus.
GCCATGTCCTCTTCGCTGAACAGTTCCGTGCCGCGCTCGCCGACCAGTTCGCGGGCCAGCTCCAGGAAGTCGATCCCCGCGTCCGCCGTGCCGCCGATGCGCACGAGCCGCGGCAGGTGGTCGGCGACCTGCTCCAGGGTGTCCAGCACCTGCTGCTGGTAGCGGTACTCCAGGATCTCCGGCGCCTCGGCCGCGGTCACCGCGCGGATGTCCAGGGCCTGCGCCTCCAGGAGGGCCGCGTTCGCCTTCGCCTCCGACTCGGCCTGGACATAGCGCTGTCGGGCGAGCGCCTCGGCGCGGTTGGTCTCGCGCTCGACGGCCGTGTCCATCTGCGCCTGGTACTGGGCGATGTCGGCCTGGATCGCGGAGAGCGTCTCCTGGCTGGAGGCGAGCTCGCGGGTCAGGTCACCCTCGTCCTGCTCCTTGCGGAGCTGGAGCGCGTACTCGTGCGTGTACGCCTCCTTGGCCACCCGCACCATCTCGGGCGCCGCCAGGTCCATGCGGTAGCGCTGGTCGGAGGGCTCGGCGTGGGTGATGTTGGCGTTGGTCAGCTCGACGGCCGGGCGGAACTGCTGGTTGAGCTGCTCCAGCAGCCGGCCGGTGTCCTCGCCGACCATGTCGTAGATGCCGGCGGCCTCCTGCTCGTAGATGAGGCTGCGGATGGTCTCGCTGACGGCGTTGCTCAGCTTCTCCTCGAAGCCGCGCACCGCGCCGAGGGTGTAGACGAACTCGGTGGGGTCGCTGATCCGGAACTGGATGAACAGGTCGATCGACGCCTTCACGCCGCCCCGGGTCGGCGCCTCGCGCACCGGCGCGTTGAAGGGGTACTCGCGCGTGGTGTTGACGATGTACGACACCCGCTTCCACGGGCTCAGCAGCACGACCCGGCCCGGCCCCACGACCTTCTCCAGCTTGCCGAACCGGGTGATCAGCGCCTGGCAGCCGTCCGGCACCATGACCATGCCCTGCCGCCACCACACGAAGGCGACGGCGAGGACCGCCACGACCCAGTAGTGCGCGCCGAACAACGGGTTGGTCAGGACGTCGGCGCCGGAGGCTCCGACGATCGACGTACCCACCGCGCCCAGCACGAGCAGCATCAGCACCGGCAGCATGGAGATGATCGAGCGGCCCTTGGGGATCACCATCGGGCAGATGGCATGCACCATCTCGCCGTCCTCGCGCACCTGCTCGCTTCTGCCGAGCGCCTCCCCGGCCTCGTCCAGCGGCACGGTCTTCTGCCGCATGACGGTGGCGGTGGAGCCCTGTTCCCGGGCAGCCGGGAAGTCGGCCGGGTCGATGCCCTGGCCCTGGACGTCGTACTGCTCGTCGCCGCCGGTCGCTGTGGCTCGTCCGCCGGTCTGCCGCCGCAGTTCCTGCTGCGCGGCCGCCCGCGGATCGGTGCCGGAAGCGACGGCTTGGGCGACGCGCTGTGCGCCCTGCTTCGCGCGGGCTCGCGCTTGTGCCACGGTTCCCCCTTGTGGTTCCGATGCCCGTTGGATGCGGTCCTACTGGTCATACACCGGTCGACCCGATGTGGTTCCAGCCATCTCACATCATGATCCGGACAAGGGTAAGGGAGGGGCCCGGCACAGTTACCCAGCGGTATCGCTGCCGGAACCCGGCAACGACCGTGCGGCGGCCCTACGAGGTCCGGGAAGCCTGCCCCTGTGCGCGAGCCGTGTCGTCGGCCGTGTCCTCCTGGCTGCGGTTCGCCTCCAGGTTGGCCTTCATCCGGTCGACGCGCTGGACGATCCCGGCGGACGCGCGGTCCCGCTCCTTGCGCAGCACGACGAAGCTGATCGGGGCCGAGAGCACCAGGGCGAGCAGGACGATCCACATGCCGTTGGAGTCGCCGAGGCCGCGCGGGGCGAGGCCGGAGTAGACGAGGCCCCAGACGACCACGAGGCAGCCCACGAAGATCCCGAGGCGCATCAGTGTGTAGCGGAGCATCTCAATCCACTCTTCCGAATCCAAACAGGGCCACCGTCCAGTGAAGCACGGCGGGCCACCGATCTTGCACGGGGGTCGGTACGGCTCAGTCGAGCGGCAGCAGCATGATCACGTCGTCCCGGTCGTCGCCCGGGGCGACCCGGATGGCGTCCGGGATCCGGCCGACCTCCTTGTAGCCGCAGGAGCCGTAGAAGCTCTCCAGGCCGAGGCCGCCGCGACAGGTGAGCCGGATCGCGTCGACGCCGTCGAAGGAGCGGGCCGCTTCCTCGGCGACCGCCAGCAGGTCGCGGCCGTAGCCCCTGCCCTGGTGGCGGGGGTGCACCATCACCGTGTACAGCCACACCCAGTGCGTCATCAGGCGGTGCGCGTTGAAGGTGAGGAAGGCCGTCGCGGCCACCTCGCCCGCCTCGTCGTGGCCGACCAGCAGCCGACTGCACCCTTCCGCCATCGCCACGAAGTGCCGCACCAGCTCCGGCCGGATCTCCTCCCGTGCCGCCGGCGGCACGAAGCCGACGGCTCCGCCCGCGTTGGAGACGTCGGTCCACAGGTCGAGGATGCCGTCGCGGAGGGCGGGGGTGACGGCTGGATCGAGTGTGAAAGTAAGAGGCACCGAGCCATCGTACCCATTACGACAGTGCTCGTGCCGCCACTTTCAGATCGGAGACCAGCCCCTCATACGCGGCCTTCCGGTCCTCGTCGTCCTGTGCCCGCAGCACCGACGACGGATGCACCGTCGCCACCAGCCTCTCCGGCCGCCCGTGGATCTCGCGCTCCAGCAGCGCCCCGCGCGACTCCCCGACCCGGAACGACGACCCCAGCAGCGCCTTGCCCGCGCTCGCGCCCAGCACCACGATCAGCTCCGGCTCCACCACGGCCAGTTCGGCGGCCAGCCAAGGGCCGCACGCCGTCATCTCGCGGAGGGACGGCGCCTTGTGGATACGGCGCTTGCGGGGCTCCGCGCGCGTGAACTTGAAGTGCTTGACGGCGTTCGTGACATACGCGTCGCCGGGATCGATGCCGGCCTCCGCGAGAGCCCGGTCCAGCAGCCTCCCCGCGGGGCCGACGAACGGCTTGCCCTGGCGGTCCTCCTGGTCGCCGGGCTGCTCCCCGACGAGCATGACGCGCGCGTCCGCCGTCCCGGCGCCGAACACGGTCTGGGTGGCGTCGCGGTGCAAGGGGCAGCCGCGGCAGTCGGCGGCGGCTCGGCGCAGGGCCGGAAGGCCGCCGCGATCGGGAAGGAAGGGTTCGGCGGTGTAGGCGTCCTCGGGTGCCTTCGTGCTCACCATGGGGCCCGAGTACCCGCCGTGGGGCATCGGACCCGTGCCGGCCGGGTCAGACGCGCATGGGCTGCGGGGACTCCCTGCGCGCCGGATCCGGGCCGTCGTACTCGCGGATGACCTCGTACCGCGTGTTGCGCTCCACCGGGCGGAACCCGGCGTCCCGGATCAGGTCCAGCAGGTCCTCGCGGGTCAGCTTGTTCGGCGTGCCGTAGTTGTCCGCGTCATGGGTGATCTTGTACTCGACGACCGAGCCGTCCATGTCGTCCGCGCCGTGCTGCAACGCGAGCTGCGCGGTCTGGACGCCGTGCATGACCCAGAAGACCTTGACGTGCGGGACGTTGTCGAAGAGGAGACGGGAGACGGCGAAGGTCTTCAGGGCCTCCGCGCCGGTCGCCATCTGAGTGCGCTCCTGAAGGCGGTTGCGGATCTTGCCGTCCTTCATGTCCACGAAGTCGTGCTGGTAGCGCAGCGGGATGAAGACCTGGAAGCCGCCGGTCTCGTCCTGCAGCTCGCGAAGCCGGAGCACATGGTCCACCCGGTGGCGCGGCTCCTCGATGTGGCCGTAGAGCATGGTGCACGGGGTCTTCAGACCCTTCTCGTGCGCCAGGCGGTGGATACGGGACCAGTCCTCCCAGTGGGTGCGGTGGTCCACGATGTGCTGCCGGACCTCCCAGTCGAAGATCTCCGCGCCGCCGCCGGTCAGCGACTCCAGACCGGCGTCGATGAGCTCGTCGAGGATCTCGGACGCGGACAGGCCGCTGATCGTCTCGAAGTGATGGATCTCGGTGGCCGTGAAGGCCTTCAGGGAGACGTTCGGCAGAGCGGCCTTGAGCTCCCGCAGGGAGCGCGGGTAGTACCGCCACGGGAGGTTCGGGTGCAGCCCGTTGACGATGTGCAGCTCGGTGAGGTTCTCCGACTCCATCGCCTTGGCGAGCCCCACGGCCTCCTCGATGCGCATCGTGTACGCGTCCTTCTCGCCCGGCTTGCGCTGGAAGGAGCAGTACGCGCAGGAGGCCGTACAGACGTTGGTCATGTTGAGGTGCCGGTTGACGTTGAAGTGCACGACGTCACCGTTCTTGCGGGTGCGCACCTCGTGGGCGAGACCGCCCAGCCAGGCCAGGTCGTCCGACTCGTACAGCGCGATGCCGTCCTCACGGGTCAGGCGGACACCCGCCCTGACCTTGTCCTCCAGCTCGCGCTTGAGCCCGACGTCCATGCGTGCACCTCTCTCAGACAGACTCCGTAAACCGTACGCCTATACCTCTTCCGGAAGTTCCCCGACCCGGTTCTCCCACTTGGTGGAGAGCACGATCGTGGTACGCGTCCGGGAGACGCCCTTCGTCCCGCTGAGCCGCCGGATGATCTTCTCCAGGCCGTCCACGTCCGCCGCGCGCACCTTGAGCATGTACGAGTCGTCGCCGGCGATGAACCAGCAGTCCTCGATCTCGCTCAGGTCCCGCAGCCGGCTCGCCACGTCCTCGTGGTCGGTGGCGTCGGAGAGCGAGATGCCGATCAGCGCGGTGACGCCGAGGCCGAGCGAGGCGGCGTCGACGGTGGCGCGGTAGCCGGTGATGACGCCGGCCGCCTCCAGCCGGTTGATGCGGTCGGTGACGCTGGGGCCCGACAGGCCGACGAGGCGCCCCAGCTCCGCGTAGGAGGCCCGGCCGTTCTCCCTCAGGGCCTGGATGAGCTGCCTGTCCACCGCGTCCATGCGATTGAAAGCCTTCCGCTGAAGAGGTCTGACGTAGTTCCTGAACTGATGCCTGAAGTACTGATGCCTGAAGTGTGAGTGCCGCTCAGTCGGTCCGGGCGCCCCCGCCCAGTTCGCCCTTCCAGCGGCGGTAGAGCCGGTGTTCGACGCCCGCCGCGTCGAGCACCCGCCCCGCGACGAAGTCCACCAGGTCCTGGATGTGCGTGGCCCCGGCGTAGAAGGCGGGCGAGGCGGGGACGACGGTCGCGCCCGCGTCGTCCAGCGTCACCAGGTGCCGCAGGGTCTGCCCGTTCAGGGGCGTCTCCCGTACGGCGACCACGAGCGCGCGCCCCTCCTTCAGGGTCACGCTCGCCGCCCGTTGCAACAGATCCTTGGACAGCCCGAGCGCGACTCCGGCGACGCAGGCCGTGGAGGCGGGCACGATCAGCATGCCCTTGGTGGGGTACGAGCCCGAGGACGGCCCGGCGGCGAGATCCCCGGCGTTCCAGTACCGCACGCCCTCGATGTCCGCCTCGAAGGTGCCGGGCTTGCCGTCGGCGCCCCGCGTGAGCCACTCCCGCAGGTCGTCCTCCCAGTGGGCGTCCCGGAAGGCGATCCCCGTCTCGTCGAGCAGGGTGAGTCGCGACGCCCGGCTGACGACCAGGTCGACGCTCTCCCCGGCGGCGAGGAGCGCGCGCAGCACGGCGGCGGCGTATGGGGTGCCGGAGGCGCCGGACACCCCTACGATCCAAGGCGCACGCGGCGTCTCTCCTGGCTTGACTGGGTTCACGACACCGAGCCTATCCGGCGTCGCGGGGTGGGAACCGACCAAGGGGGCCCGGGCGTTCCCAGAGGGGACGAAGTCGGGCGGGGGTTGCCATGCCGGGTACATCGGGTTCATGGGACACGGGGCGCGAGTGGTCGCGCGGTGAGCGGGCGCTGACGGCGGCCAAGCTGATGCTGGGCTGGGTGGCGCTGCTGTGGCTGCTCGAAGTGGCGGACGCGCTCAGCGGGCATGCGCTGGACCGGTTCGGGATCATGCCGCGCGAGCCGTCCGAGCTGGTGGACGTCGTCCCGGCCTCGTTCACCCACTTCGGCTTCGCCCATGTCGCGGCGAACAGCGTGCCGCTGCTGGTCCTGGGGTTCCTGGCCGCGCTCGGAGGCATACGGCGGTTCCTGGCCGTCTGCGCCCTGGTCATCGTCGCCGACGGTATCGGCGTGTGGCTCATATCCCCGTCCGGCACCAACACCGCGGGCGCCTCCGGCCTGATCTTCGGCCTCTTCGGCTTCCTCCTGGTCACCGGCTTCGTGGAGCGTCGCCCGCTGGGCGTCCTGGTCGGCCTGCTGGTCGGCGCCATCTGGGGCAGCGCGATCCTGGCGGGCCTCGCCCCGACCCAGTCCGGCGTGAGCTGGCAGGGGCATCTGGTGGGGCTGGTGGCGGGGGTGGCGGCGGCATTCGTCTTCCGCCGCCGGGCCGCGCTCAGGGCCGGGGGCGCGCTTTAGGGTCGACGGGGAAGGCGCCCGTGGGGACCGTCAGCTTGCCGAGCGGGGAGTCGAGGGTGAGGTCAGGGCCGTAGGGGATGGTGTCGCGGCCTCGGTAGCCGTCGGGGCCGGGGTTCCACATGGTGACGCAGTGGCCCTTGAGGGGGTCGAGGATCAGGTAGTTGGCGATGCCCCGAGAGGCATACCAGCGGGGTTTGACCTCGTAATCGCGGCGGATACTGCCCTGAGACACTACCTCGACGACCAGTTCGATGAGGTCGGGCGGGTACGCGCCCTCGTTCTTCGCCACCTCCGAGGCCGGGATGACAGCCAGGTCGGGGCAGAACTCATTGTCCTCGTCGAACGGGAAGGCAACGTCACTGGCGAAGCCCCACTCCGCACCGACCTGGGCCTCAAGCGTGTTCCAGACCAAACGGATGGTCTGCGCGTGGTGAGGCTTGACCGGACTCATCATGATGTTGCCCTCGACAATCTCCATCCGATAGCCGGGGAACATGTCCTCGAACCGGCTGAGCTGCGAGTGCAGGCGGTCGATGTCCGAGACGGTCATGGCGGCCTCCCTTGGTCCTGCACC
It encodes:
- a CDS encoding SPFH domain-containing protein — translated: MAQARARAKQGAQRVAQAVASGTDPRAAAQQELRRQTGGRATATGGDEQYDVQGQGIDPADFPAAREQGSTATVMRQKTVPLDEAGEALGRSEQVREDGEMVHAICPMVIPKGRSIISMLPVLMLLVLGAVGTSIVGASGADVLTNPLFGAHYWVVAVLAVAFVWWRQGMVMVPDGCQALITRFGKLEKVVGPGRVVLLSPWKRVSYIVNTTREYPFNAPVREAPTRGGVKASIDLFIQFRISDPTEFVYTLGAVRGFEEKLSNAVSETIRSLIYEQEAAGIYDMVGEDTGRLLEQLNQQFRPAVELTNANITHAEPSDQRYRMDLAAPEMVRVAKEAYTHEYALQLRKEQDEGDLTRELASSQETLSAIQADIAQYQAQMDTAVERETNRAEALARQRYVQAESEAKANAALLEAQALDIRAVTAAEAPEILEYRYQQQVLDTLEQVADHLPRLVRIGGTADAGIDFLELARELVGERGTELFSEEDMAAVRGRLAEVSERIAAREGEIGALLAAERPTVPQVPDPAVSADSSDTSEEAAQ
- a CDS encoding DUF4229 domain-containing protein; protein product: MLRYTLMRLGIFVGCLVVVWGLVYSGLAPRGLGDSNGMWIVLLALVLSAPISFVVLRKERDRASAGIVQRVDRMKANLEANRSQEDTADDTARAQGQASRTS
- a CDS encoding UdgX family uracil-DNA binding protein (This protein belongs to the uracil DNA glycosylase superfamily, members of which act in excision repair of DNA. However, it belongs more specifically to UdgX branch, whose founding member was found to bind uracil in DNA (where it does not belong), without cleaving it, appears to promote DNA repair by a pathway involving RecA, rather than base excision.), with amino-acid sequence MVSTKAPEDAYTAEPFLPDRGGLPALRRAAADCRGCPLHRDATQTVFGAGTADARVMLVGEQPGDQEDRQGKPFVGPAGRLLDRALAEAGIDPGDAYVTNAVKHFKFTRAEPRKRRIHKAPSLREMTACGPWLAAELAVVEPELIVVLGASAGKALLGSSFRVGESRGALLEREIHGRPERLVATVHPSSVLRAQDDEDRKAAYEGLVSDLKVAARALS
- a CDS encoding GNAT family N-acetyltransferase, translating into MPLTFTLDPAVTPALRDGILDLWTDVSNAGGAVGFVPPAAREEIRPELVRHFVAMAEGCSRLLVGHDEAGEVAATAFLTFNAHRLMTHWVWLYTVMVHPRHQGRGYGRDLLAVAEEAARSFDGVDAIRLTCRGGLGLESFYGSCGYKEVGRIPDAIRVAPGDDRDDVIMLLPLD
- a CDS encoding rhomboid family intramembrane serine protease, which gives rise to MPGTSGSWDTGREWSRGERALTAAKLMLGWVALLWLLEVADALSGHALDRFGIMPREPSELVDVVPASFTHFGFAHVAANSVPLLVLGFLAALGGIRRFLAVCALVIVADGIGVWLISPSGTNTAGASGLIFGLFGFLLVTGFVERRPLGVLVGLLVGAIWGSAILAGLAPTQSGVSWQGHLVGLVAGVAAAFVFRRRAALRAGGAL
- a CDS encoding Lrp/AsnC family transcriptional regulator produces the protein MDAVDRQLIQALRENGRASYAELGRLVGLSGPSVTDRINRLEAAGVITGYRATVDAASLGLGVTALIGISLSDATDHEDVASRLRDLSEIEDCWFIAGDDSYMLKVRAADVDGLEKIIRRLSGTKGVSRTRTTIVLSTKWENRVGELPEEV
- the mqnE gene encoding aminofutalosine synthase MqnE translates to MDVGLKRELEDKVRAGVRLTREDGIALYESDDLAWLGGLAHEVRTRKNGDVVHFNVNRHLNMTNVCTASCAYCSFQRKPGEKDAYTMRIEEAVGLAKAMESENLTELHIVNGLHPNLPWRYYPRSLRELKAALPNVSLKAFTATEIHHFETISGLSASEILDELIDAGLESLTGGGAEIFDWEVRQHIVDHRTHWEDWSRIHRLAHEKGLKTPCTMLYGHIEEPRHRVDHVLRLRELQDETGGFQVFIPLRYQHDFVDMKDGKIRNRLQERTQMATGAEALKTFAVSRLLFDNVPHVKVFWVMHGVQTAQLALQHGADDMDGSVVEYKITHDADNYGTPNKLTREDLLDLIRDAGFRPVERNTRYEVIREYDGPDPARRESPQPMRV
- a CDS encoding UbiX family flavin prenyltransferase, translating into MNPVKPGETPRAPWIVGVSGASGTPYAAAVLRALLAAGESVDLVVSRASRLTLLDETGIAFRDAHWEDDLREWLTRGADGKPGTFEADIEGVRYWNAGDLAAGPSSGSYPTKGMLIVPASTACVAGVALGLSKDLLQRAASVTLKEGRALVVAVRETPLNGQTLRHLVTLDDAGATVVPASPAFYAGATHIQDLVDFVAGRVLDAAGVEHRLYRRWKGELGGGARTD
- a CDS encoding Uma2 family endonuclease: MTVSDIDRLHSQLSRFEDMFPGYRMEIVEGNIMMSPVKPHHAQTIRLVWNTLEAQVGAEWGFASDVAFPFDEDNEFCPDLAVIPASEVAKNEGAYPPDLIELVVEVVSQGSIRRDYEVKPRWYASRGIANYLILDPLKGHCVTMWNPGPDGYRGRDTIPYGPDLTLDSPLGKLTVPTGAFPVDPKARPRP